One region of Halomicrobium sp. LC1Hm genomic DNA includes:
- a CDS encoding methyl-accepting chemotaxis protein, with the protein MVANETDDSEGGIESPSGSSERRADGGVAAEDDVGRADTLASEHAQLLSLLGTELSESGEAIDQLSRTAADANESTTATAQRADDAQSAAHGAHEDVRTARKAAREACDQLEQLSEAIAEIEQFTTALDEIADQTNMLALNASIEAAHVGQDGEGFAVVADEVKSLAEQAQQQAADIEAIVADVRSDAEETQAQIETVDERTEQATDSITDAVGDLDAIADSAEDTSESVDEMAATTQNYADDLDDVASKMIDAIDQASELDALTDSLAEK; encoded by the coding sequence ATGGTTGCTAACGAAACAGACGACAGCGAAGGCGGAATCGAATCCCCTAGCGGGTCCAGCGAACGCCGAGCAGACGGTGGAGTTGCTGCCGAGGATGATGTTGGGCGAGCCGACACACTGGCCAGCGAACACGCGCAGTTGCTGTCCCTCCTCGGCACGGAACTCAGCGAGTCGGGTGAGGCGATAGACCAACTGTCCAGAACTGCCGCCGACGCGAACGAGTCGACGACAGCGACGGCGCAGCGAGCCGACGACGCGCAGTCGGCTGCCCACGGTGCCCATGAGGACGTTCGAACGGCCCGAAAGGCTGCCAGAGAGGCCTGTGACCAACTCGAACAGCTCAGCGAGGCGATCGCCGAGATCGAGCAGTTCACGACTGCTCTCGACGAGATCGCGGATCAGACGAACATGCTTGCGCTGAATGCCTCTATCGAGGCGGCCCACGTTGGACAGGACGGCGAGGGCTTTGCCGTCGTCGCCGACGAGGTGAAATCGCTCGCCGAGCAAGCACAGCAGCAGGCTGCCGACATCGAGGCGATCGTCGCGGACGTTCGATCTGACGCCGAGGAGACACAGGCGCAGATCGAGACCGTCGACGAGCGGACCGAGCAGGCCACCGACTCGATTACCGACGCCGTGGGGGATCTGGATGCGATCGCCGACAGCGCCGAGGACACCTCGGAGAGCGTCGACGAGATGGCCGCGACCACACAGAACTACGCCGACGACCTGGACGATGTCGCCAGCAAGATGATCGATGCGATCGATCAGGCTAGCGAACTGGATGCGCTGACCGACAGCCTCGCAGAGAAGTGA
- a CDS encoding helix-turn-helix domain-containing protein, which produces MSSDARTLSWNESGAVDQPYFVDIDEVFNNVTDILGRKWHLRIVYYLLDDGPMGFSALKDRLDGVSSKMLSESLSSLEAYDIVVREIVSDQPVRVEYSLSEKGAALAPLLDDIVQWNSNYDQESTEER; this is translated from the coding sequence ATGAGTTCCGACGCACGAACCCTGTCCTGGAACGAGTCTGGCGCTGTCGATCAGCCGTACTTCGTCGATATCGACGAGGTGTTCAACAACGTTACCGATATCCTCGGACGCAAGTGGCACCTCCGTATCGTCTACTACCTGTTGGACGACGGCCCGATGGGATTCAGTGCCCTGAAGGATCGCCTCGACGGCGTCTCGTCGAAGATGCTGTCGGAGAGCCTCTCGTCGCTCGAAGCGTACGACATCGTCGTCCGCGAGATCGTCAGTGACCAGCCGGTGCGGGTCGAGTACTCACTGTCCGAGAAGGGAGCGGCGCTCGCGCCGCTGCTCGACGACATCGTCCAGTGGAACTCGAACTACGACCAGGAATCGACGGAGGAGCGATGA
- a CDS encoding dihydrolipoyl dehydrogenase, whose amino-acid sequence MTTHYDVLVIGGGTGNNVAAAAADTGLETALIEPGPLGGTCLNRGCNPSKMLIQAATAANHVRDAKKFFLDASLDGIDYAAIIDDMDETLSPLAEGMEESYREKDHLTLYKHEATFVDERTVEVDGERVSADKVVVAAGSRPLVPPIEGLDEVDYMTSQDALYRREQPDSLVILGGGYIAVELGYFFESLGTDVTIVEMMDTLVPREDPDVAGTFTEIAGDRHDVYTGHRATAVEQDGSDVTVHAETEAGDEIAVSADDVLVALGRRPNTDTLDVEAAGIETDDNGFVVTNDRLETSVEGVWAQGDIADNAMFKHSGDYETEVTIENVVREGDREADFTAMPHAIFTEPQMAGVGKTEAELQEADREYVVGREELPDTPMGRAKKLDHGFVKVLAAPDGEILGCHALGYEASTMIHEVVVAMRAGSGQVSDITDTIHAHPTLNKVVEYAFDDVPV is encoded by the coding sequence ATGACGACCCACTACGACGTACTCGTGATCGGCGGTGGTACCGGCAACAACGTTGCCGCGGCGGCGGCCGACACGGGTCTCGAAACCGCATTGATCGAACCCGGTCCGCTCGGCGGGACCTGTCTGAATCGCGGCTGTAACCCCTCGAAGATGCTGATCCAGGCGGCAACGGCCGCCAATCACGTCCGCGACGCGAAGAAATTCTTCCTCGATGCGTCGCTCGACGGGATCGACTACGCGGCGATCATCGACGACATGGACGAGACGCTGTCGCCGCTGGCCGAGGGGATGGAAGAGAGCTACCGGGAGAAAGACCACCTGACGCTGTACAAGCACGAAGCGACTTTCGTCGACGAGCGAACCGTCGAGGTCGACGGCGAACGGGTAAGCGCCGACAAGGTGGTCGTCGCCGCAGGCAGTCGGCCGCTGGTCCCGCCGATCGAGGGCCTCGACGAAGTCGACTACATGACGAGTCAGGACGCGCTCTACCGGCGCGAACAGCCCGATTCGCTCGTGATCCTCGGCGGCGGCTACATCGCCGTCGAACTGGGCTACTTCTTCGAATCGCTCGGGACGGACGTGACGATCGTCGAGATGATGGACACGCTCGTTCCCCGAGAAGATCCGGACGTGGCCGGGACGTTCACCGAGATCGCGGGCGATCGCCACGACGTCTATACCGGCCACCGCGCGACGGCCGTCGAGCAGGACGGCAGCGACGTGACCGTCCACGCCGAGACCGAAGCGGGCGACGAGATCGCCGTCTCGGCCGACGACGTCCTCGTCGCGCTGGGTCGCCGCCCGAACACCGACACGCTCGACGTCGAAGCCGCGGGGATCGAAACGGACGACAACGGATTCGTCGTCACGAACGATCGCCTCGAAACGTCGGTCGAGGGCGTCTGGGCACAGGGCGACATCGCGGACAACGCGATGTTCAAACACTCTGGGGACTACGAGACCGAGGTCACGATCGAGAACGTCGTCCGCGAGGGCGATCGCGAGGCAGACTTCACGGCGATGCCCCACGCCATCTTCACCGAGCCCCAGATGGCCGGCGTCGGGAAGACCGAAGCCGAACTGCAGGAGGCCGATCGCGAGTACGTCGTCGGGCGCGAGGAACTACCCGACACCCCGATGGGACGCGCGAAGAAACTCGACCACGGCTTCGTGAAGGTGCTGGCCGCGCCCGACGGCGAGATCCTGGGCTGTCACGCGCTGGGCTACGAGGCCTCGACGATGATCCACGAGGTCGTCGTCGCGATGCGGGCCGGCTCCGGCCAGGTCTCCGACATCACCGACACCATCCACGCCCACCCCACGCTGAACAAGGTCGTCGAGTACGCGTTCGACGACGTACCAGTATAA
- a CDS encoding HTH domain-containing protein, with protein MAVIEPIRRLDGTIRVELFVRSLAPDTARGQQEAIIERLQRLEERGAVASVDLYVAGRCICPSTVAAETETGQFLLERFEAFSEWAASNDVALVGFRDRCVDSSLTGETVTGITFPRLCLSVYEGANLRFVAPIAGDGDQTTVSDSVKVFEERVLEGT; from the coding sequence ATGGCGGTGATCGAGCCGATACGACGTCTCGACGGCACGATCCGCGTCGAGCTGTTCGTTCGCTCACTGGCACCGGACACGGCCCGAGGACAGCAGGAAGCTATCATTGAGCGACTACAGCGACTCGAAGAGCGTGGCGCGGTCGCCAGCGTCGACCTGTACGTCGCCGGTCGGTGCATTTGTCCGTCAACGGTCGCCGCGGAGACGGAGACAGGACAGTTCCTGCTCGAACGGTTCGAGGCATTCAGCGAGTGGGCGGCGAGCAACGACGTCGCGCTCGTCGGCTTCCGGGACCGCTGTGTCGACTCGTCGCTGACTGGCGAGACAGTCACTGGGATCACGTTCCCGCGGCTCTGTCTGAGCGTCTACGAAGGTGCCAACCTGCGGTTCGTCGCACCGATCGCCGGTGACGGAGACCAGACGACCGTCTCCGACTCGGTCAAAGTGTTCGAAGAGCGGGTACTCGAGGGTACCTGA
- a CDS encoding peroxiredoxin, giving the protein MSPSDRIEEGVVPPGFELPNVGVGPDPLSLERVVDRVDFAVLLLLRDYHCPKCKRQVRELAESARQFAELNAAVLPVLPEPTERASEWGSQFDLPFPLLADPDKEVGEAYEQPTRFGKLGEVHDMIGRMPESVILDTRGDDAEIVYTHEGESPGDRPEIATLVDEIDQLQETFVFDCSLVDC; this is encoded by the coding sequence ATGTCTCCGAGTGACCGAATCGAGGAGGGGGTCGTCCCACCGGGGTTCGAACTGCCGAACGTGGGCGTCGGGCCCGACCCGCTGTCGCTGGAGCGGGTCGTCGACCGGGTGGACTTCGCTGTCCTGCTGTTGTTGCGCGACTATCACTGCCCGAAGTGCAAGCGCCAGGTCCGGGAGCTCGCGGAGTCCGCACGCCAGTTTGCCGAGCTGAACGCCGCCGTCCTTCCCGTTCTTCCCGAACCGACCGAACGTGCCAGCGAGTGGGGGTCCCAGTTCGATCTCCCCTTCCCGCTGCTCGCGGACCCGGACAAGGAGGTCGGCGAGGCGTACGAACAGCCCACCCGGTTCGGAAAGCTCGGCGAGGTCCACGACATGATCGGTCGGATGCCCGAGAGCGTGATCCTGGACACCCGCGGTGACGACGCGGAGATCGTCTACACGCACGAAGGGGAGTCGCCGGGTGACCGGCCCGAGATCGCGACGCTTGTCGACGAGATCGACCAGCTACAGGAGACGTTCGTCTTCGACTGCTCGCTCGTCGACTGCTGA
- a CDS encoding ArsR family transcriptional regulator, whose product MSNEDSDSDGTRLSGPSDERQQIDLRDREYAIYRCVDCNNVVLTMQDCDGGMTCHGETMEPVTESTLGVRTPDIRQVLLDAFGLPKAGLDICLCVIGDGPLSPGELADRLDYEEGTIRKYLNELVEFGLLQKSQLNRESGGFVNVYHSIDLDEMREETLVGFYVWAGEAASLIEEANLTKEDYRGADTEDGLNEVFWEQFAGKRSHD is encoded by the coding sequence ATGAGCAACGAGGATTCCGACAGCGACGGAACTCGGCTGTCGGGGCCGAGCGACGAACGTCAGCAGATCGATCTCCGGGACCGCGAATACGCCATCTATCGGTGCGTCGATTGCAACAACGTCGTTCTCACCATGCAAGACTGTGACGGGGGGATGACGTGTCACGGAGAGACGATGGAACCCGTGACCGAATCGACGCTAGGGGTTCGCACACCGGATATCCGACAGGTGTTGCTCGACGCGTTCGGACTCCCGAAAGCGGGACTCGACATCTGTCTGTGCGTCATCGGTGACGGTCCCCTCTCTCCGGGAGAACTGGCCGATCGGCTCGATTACGAGGAAGGAACCATCAGGAAGTACCTCAACGAACTCGTCGAGTTCGGTCTCCTCCAGAAGTCACAGCTGAACCGCGAGTCAGGTGGTTTCGTCAACGTGTATCACTCGATCGATCTCGACGAGATGCGCGAGGAGACACTCGTCGGATTCTACGTCTGGGCCGGGGAAGCGGCCTCGCTCATCGAAGAAGCGAACCTGACGAAAGAAGACTACCGCGGGGCGGACACCGAAGACGGGCTGAACGAGGTGTTCTGGGAACAGTTCGCCGGGAAGCGATCACACGATTGA
- a CDS encoding ABC transporter substrate-binding protein: protein MRVVGGAAAGSTAGLAGCLGVGGGGSTPDSLTLGTLNVFPMMQYFVIDQQRWYDDLEPDIEVQTFGGGPPLVQAYASGELDLAYVGISPGLVAIANGVASKVVAANVLEPNVMVGSEEFRAYWAEHGADAFEQFRSDKGRRPRFATLPAGSTPDVFLRYWITEVLGLELDVIEIVGQSPSALQSTLSTGNADAGSAIEPVPTLLQANEDSDMAPFKYAGEIMPGQPGAVLQPSQSLVDDNPDLVRELVDIHTRATTFIQENREEAAGMASEVIGSDLLTESLAIRAINSPASNFISNPKRIVEKSLVYNDFHQQLGSVDTDLSEGDVFDHSFYEEVTGGGE, encoded by the coding sequence TTGCGCGTAGTTGGTGGAGCGGCGGCCGGCTCGACAGCCGGGTTGGCCGGGTGTCTCGGTGTCGGTGGCGGCGGCTCGACGCCGGACTCGCTGACGCTGGGGACGCTGAACGTCTTCCCGATGATGCAGTACTTCGTGATCGACCAGCAGCGGTGGTACGACGATCTCGAGCCCGACATCGAGGTCCAGACCTTCGGGGGCGGGCCACCACTCGTGCAGGCGTACGCCTCGGGCGAACTGGACCTGGCGTACGTCGGGATCAGTCCCGGACTGGTCGCGATCGCCAACGGCGTCGCCTCGAAGGTCGTCGCGGCGAACGTCCTCGAGCCGAACGTGATGGTCGGGAGCGAGGAGTTCCGGGCGTACTGGGCCGAGCACGGCGCCGACGCGTTCGAGCAGTTCCGCTCGGACAAGGGCCGAAGGCCGCGGTTCGCGACGCTGCCGGCCGGCTCGACCCCCGACGTGTTCCTGCGGTACTGGATCACCGAGGTGCTGGGACTGGAGTTGGACGTCATCGAGATCGTCGGCCAGAGCCCCAGCGCCCTCCAGTCGACGCTATCGACGGGTAACGCCGACGCCGGCAGCGCTATCGAACCGGTGCCGACGCTCCTGCAGGCCAACGAGGACAGCGATATGGCGCCGTTCAAGTACGCCGGCGAAATCATGCCCGGGCAGCCCGGCGCGGTGCTCCAGCCCTCGCAGTCGCTGGTCGACGACAACCCCGATCTCGTACGGGAGCTGGTCGACATCCACACCAGGGCGACGACGTTCATCCAGGAGAACCGCGAGGAAGCGGCCGGAATGGCCAGCGAGGTGATCGGTTCGGACCTCCTCACCGAGTCGCTGGCCATCCGGGCGATCAACTCCCCGGCCTCGAACTTCATCTCGAACCCGAAGCGGATCGTCGAGAAGTCCCTCGTCTACAACGACTTTCACCAGCAGCTGGGGTCGGTCGATACCGACCTCTCGGAGGGCGACGTCTTCGACCACAGCTTCTACGAGGAGGTCACGGGTGGCGGGGAGTAG
- a CDS encoding ABC transporter ATP-binding protein encodes MNAHTSHDGPARSAEPQISLDGVSKVYESESGPVEALRDVHFDVEAGEFVSIVGPSGSGKSTAFRIVAGLEAATEGRVLVGGEPVTGPGPDRGMVFQDDALFPWRTVAGNVAYGLEEVGPPEGFTVDERIEYCLDLVGLADKTDAYPKELSGGQRQRVGIARALAVDPPILLMDEPFGSVDARTKTSLHRELLDIWRETRKTICFVTHDIEEAVYLSDRIVVFSNAPGTVLDVIDVDLERPRDRTGDAFTEIKGEVLAYFQDGE; translated from the coding sequence ATGAACGCACACACATCTCACGACGGACCGGCGCGATCGGCAGAGCCACAAATCAGCCTCGACGGCGTCTCGAAGGTCTACGAGAGCGAGAGCGGACCGGTCGAGGCGCTGCGGGACGTGCACTTCGACGTCGAAGCGGGCGAGTTCGTCTCCATTGTCGGCCCGTCGGGCTCGGGCAAGTCGACGGCGTTCCGGATCGTCGCGGGGCTCGAAGCCGCCACCGAGGGGCGCGTCCTCGTCGGCGGTGAGCCGGTCACGGGCCCGGGGCCGGACCGCGGCATGGTGTTCCAGGACGACGCGTTGTTTCCCTGGCGGACCGTCGCTGGTAACGTCGCCTACGGGCTCGAAGAGGTCGGCCCACCGGAGGGATTCACCGTCGACGAGCGCATCGAATACTGCCTCGACCTCGTGGGCCTCGCCGACAAAACTGACGCCTACCCGAAAGAGCTCTCCGGCGGCCAGCGCCAGCGGGTCGGGATCGCCCGCGCGCTGGCGGTCGATCCCCCGATTCTCCTGATGGACGAACCGTTCGGCAGCGTCGACGCCCGGACGAAGACCTCCCTCCACCGAGAGCTGTTGGACATCTGGCGAGAGACCCGCAAGACGATCTGTTTCGTCACCCACGACATCGAGGAGGCGGTCTACCTCTCGGACCGGATCGTCGTGTTCTCGAACGCGCCGGGGACCGTCCTCGACGTGATCGACGTGGATCTGGAGCGTCCGCGCGACCGCACCGGCGACGCCTTCACCGAAATCAAGGGTGAGGTGCTGGCCTACTTCCAAGACGGGGAGTAG
- a CDS encoding methyl-accepting chemotaxis protein: MAESTRRIIEAAHANGGGDADDGFAVVAEETSAQTEEIEGIIRGVQASTGELAADMREARERMLDGASSVEETKEIFEDVVDHVEGANDGIHAINEATDQQATVTSEIVAMVDDVSEIGTETAEETGEPAAAAEEQTASITSVTEQIMTLSEKAERLETLTADFEVTENSDTSP; the protein is encoded by the coding sequence TTGGCGGAGTCTACGAGACGGATCATCGAGGCCGCACACGCCAACGGTGGGGGCGACGCCGACGACGGCTTCGCAGTCGTCGCCGAGGAGACGTCAGCACAGACTGAAGAGATCGAGGGGATCATCCGCGGGGTACAGGCGTCGACGGGCGAGCTGGCGGCCGACATGCGCGAGGCACGCGAGCGGATGCTCGACGGTGCGTCGAGTGTCGAAGAGACCAAAGAGATCTTCGAGGATGTCGTTGACCACGTTGAGGGGGCCAACGACGGTATCCACGCCATCAACGAAGCGACCGATCAGCAGGCAACGGTCACCTCCGAGATCGTCGCGATGGTCGACGATGTCAGCGAGATCGGTACCGAAACCGCGGAAGAGACTGGCGAACCCGCCGCCGCAGCGGAGGAACAGACTGCCTCGATCACATCTGTGACCGAACAGATCATGACGCTCTCAGAGAAGGCCGAGCGCCTCGAAACACTCACTGCGGACTTCGAAGTGACAGAGAACAGCGATACGAGTCCGTGA
- a CDS encoding DUF1684 domain-containing protein: MDDWERALERDRKQKDMFFAEHPNSPLTDAETTEFDGLSYYDPDPSYRFVLSLDRADDPETVRVPTTEGGTQLYERCGRFVFSIDGTECHLWAYRNDDDERLWVPFRDATNGETTYEGGRYIDLTADDRRDGDWIVDFNAAYTPFCAHTDSYECPIVPETNTLDVAIEAGERYERA, encoded by the coding sequence ATGGACGACTGGGAACGTGCACTCGAACGCGACCGCAAACAGAAGGATATGTTCTTCGCAGAGCATCCGAACTCCCCACTGACGGACGCGGAAACGACTGAGTTCGACGGGCTCAGTTACTACGATCCCGATCCGTCGTACCGGTTCGTTCTCTCACTCGACCGTGCAGACGACCCCGAGACGGTCCGGGTGCCGACGACCGAGGGTGGCACGCAGCTGTACGAACGGTGTGGCAGGTTCGTTTTCAGTATCGACGGGACGGAGTGTCACCTCTGGGCGTACCGGAACGACGACGACGAGCGGCTGTGGGTCCCGTTCCGGGACGCGACGAACGGCGAGACGACCTACGAGGGCGGTCGATACATCGATCTCACAGCGGACGACAGGCGTGACGGCGACTGGATCGTCGATTTCAACGCCGCGTACACGCCGTTCTGTGCACACACCGATTCCTACGAGTGTCCGATCGTCCCCGAGACGAACACGCTCGACGTGGCGATCGAAGCAGGCGAGCGCTACGAGCGCGCGTAG
- a CDS encoding patatin-like phospholipase family protein has translation MSENVPADDVSTDDDPTRVAIACQGGGSHTAFTCGVLRTILEEWDDENYDLVGVSGTSGGAFNALAMWYGLLTGDAEKASGILGGIWDDMAVDGPQDRWLNSWATGISRMESAGFAIPSVSPSQIPMPELGKQRIRTILERYIDFEEIPALCRREAPELVVGTVNVNEGIFETFRNEEVTVEAVLASAAVPNLFEAVKIHGHYHWDGLFSQNPPVGDLMHQPPGQKPEELWVIQVNPQRFEGEPTTSEVIADRRNELSGNISLNQELGFIERVNDWVETGKLPADEFQHTEIRRIEMGKRFHCSTKVDRDPAFLDELRDLGEQRAHEFLDG, from the coding sequence ATGAGTGAGAACGTGCCAGCGGACGACGTGTCGACCGACGACGACCCGACGCGAGTCGCCATCGCCTGCCAGGGGGGTGGGAGCCACACCGCCTTTACCTGTGGTGTCCTCCGGACGATCCTCGAAGAATGGGACGACGAGAACTACGATCTGGTCGGCGTCAGCGGCACCTCTGGCGGTGCGTTCAACGCCCTCGCGATGTGGTACGGCCTCCTTACCGGCGACGCGGAAAAAGCCAGCGGAATCCTCGGCGGCATCTGGGACGACATGGCCGTCGACGGCCCACAGGACCGCTGGCTCAACAGCTGGGCGACCGGTATCTCCCGAATGGAGAGTGCCGGCTTCGCGATCCCGTCAGTCAGCCCGTCACAGATACCGATGCCGGAACTGGGAAAACAACGAATCAGGACCATCCTCGAACGGTACATCGACTTCGAGGAGATCCCAGCGCTGTGTCGGCGCGAGGCACCCGAACTCGTCGTCGGGACGGTCAACGTCAACGAAGGTATCTTCGAGACGTTCAGAAACGAGGAGGTGACGGTCGAAGCGGTCCTGGCCTCTGCGGCCGTCCCGAACCTGTTCGAGGCCGTGAAGATTCACGGTCACTACCACTGGGACGGCCTCTTTTCACAGAATCCCCCTGTTGGTGATCTCATGCACCAGCCGCCCGGACAGAAGCCCGAGGAGCTGTGGGTGATCCAAGTGAATCCACAGCGATTCGAGGGCGAACCGACCACGAGCGAGGTGATCGCCGACCGGCGCAACGAACTCTCCGGTAATATCTCGTTGAACCAGGAGCTGGGCTTCATCGAACGGGTCAACGACTGGGTGGAGACCGGGAAGCTCCCGGCCGACGAGTTCCAGCACACCGAGATCCGCCGCATCGAGATGGGCAAGCGGTTCCACTGCTCGACGAAAGTCGACCGTGATCCAGCGTTCCTCGACGAACTGCGGGATTTGGGCGAGCAGCGCGCACACGAGTTCCTCGACGGCTGA
- a CDS encoding ABC transporter permease: protein MAGSSEPGRLDYGAGGLRLDQGRSLGIQAGALAAFVVVWWVGALVTPQTLLPEPPAVLAVLVADVSSGRVFTLIGQSLRHYVPGLLIGSALGMAVGILVGWSRLADLSVGTVAGMLRPVPPLAWIPFAIIWFGLNDQAAAFIIAIVAFWINYYNAESGVRDVDDQLLEVGQSLGTKSDLGLIRRIVIPSATPELFTGFRTAAGQAWMVMVAAELLGVPGIGKHLWDAANFLQMPVVIAYMLVIGILFLLSDRLIKIVETRTLAWR from the coding sequence GTGGCGGGGAGTAGCGAGCCGGGGCGACTCGACTACGGCGCTGGCGGGCTACGGCTCGACCAGGGTCGCTCGCTGGGCATCCAGGCCGGCGCGCTGGCGGCGTTCGTCGTCGTCTGGTGGGTCGGTGCCCTGGTCACGCCACAGACCCTGCTGCCCGAGCCACCCGCCGTGCTGGCCGTGCTGGTGGCCGACGTCTCCTCCGGTCGCGTGTTCACGCTGATCGGTCAGAGTCTGCGCCACTACGTGCCCGGTCTCCTGATCGGGTCGGCCCTCGGTATGGCCGTCGGGATCCTCGTCGGCTGGTCCCGCCTCGCCGACCTCTCGGTGGGGACCGTCGCGGGGATGCTGCGGCCCGTCCCACCGCTTGCCTGGATCCCCTTCGCGATCATCTGGTTCGGCCTCAACGACCAGGCCGCGGCCTTCATCATCGCCATCGTCGCGTTCTGGATCAACTACTACAACGCCGAGAGCGGCGTCCGGGACGTCGACGACCAGTTGCTGGAGGTCGGCCAGTCGCTGGGGACGAAGTCGGACCTGGGCCTCATCAGACGGATCGTGATCCCCTCGGCGACCCCCGAGCTGTTCACCGGCTTCAGGACCGCTGCAGGCCAGGCCTGGATGGTGATGGTCGCGGCCGAACTCCTGGGGGTGCCCGGTATCGGGAAACACCTCTGGGACGCCGCGAACTTCCTGCAGATGCCCGTCGTAATCGCCTACATGCTGGTGATCGGAATCCTGTTCCTGCTGTCGGATCGGTTGATCAAGATCGTCGAAACGCGCACGCTCGCATGGCGGTGA
- a CDS encoding SDR family oxidoreductase, producing the protein MADATDLSAPELSADDFLRLDDPYFEPTNVAIVTGAASGIGQATAVALAVNGLTVIGADIDAEGLAETGDLAESFDADGEYYGVETDLTDDEDVAAVVAAAAEEGQLRYVANIAGMQHIASIAEFPMAKYDLLTDIMLRSPFKMAQEAIPHIEATNDGVGAIGNMSSVHGHYATKDKSAYITAKHGLTGLTRAIAAEGGGTLRGFSVSVGYVLTPLMVNQIEDTAEERGISKQEVIENVMLGQARTKEMMTPAEVANLFAFGFSSHAKHLNGADLLFDGGYTHTYE; encoded by the coding sequence ATGGCTGATGCAACAGATTTGAGCGCGCCAGAACTGAGCGCCGACGACTTCCTCCGTCTCGACGACCCGTACTTCGAGCCCACCAACGTCGCGATCGTAACTGGTGCGGCGTCCGGAATCGGACAGGCGACGGCCGTCGCGCTGGCGGTCAACGGTCTCACAGTGATCGGTGCCGACATCGACGCCGAAGGACTCGCAGAGACCGGTGACCTCGCCGAATCGTTCGACGCCGACGGTGAATACTACGGGGTCGAGACTGACCTCACGGACGACGAGGACGTGGCGGCCGTCGTCGCGGCGGCGGCCGAAGAGGGACAACTCCGTTACGTCGCCAACATCGCCGGGATGCAACACATCGCGTCGATCGCCGAGTTCCCGATGGCGAAGTACGACCTGCTGACCGACATCATGCTCCGCTCGCCGTTCAAGATGGCACAGGAGGCGATCCCACACATCGAGGCGACCAACGACGGCGTGGGCGCGATCGGCAACATGTCCTCGGTGCATGGCCACTATGCCACCAAGGACAAGTCCGCCTACATCACGGCCAAGCACGGCCTGACGGGGCTGACGAGAGCGATCGCGGCCGAGGGCGGCGGCACGTTGCGGGGCTTCTCCGTCAGCGTCGGCTACGTCCTCACGCCGCTGATGGTGAACCAGATCGAAGACACGGCCGAAGAGCGCGGAATCTCGAAACAGGAAGTCATCGAGAACGTGATGCTCGGGCAGGCTCGCACGAAAGAGATGATGACTCCCGCCGAGGTCGCGAACCTCTTTGCCTTCGGTTTCTCCAGTCACGCGAAGCACCTCAACGGCGCAGATCTGCTCTTCGACGGCGGCTACACCCATACGTATGAGTGA